Proteins encoded by one window of Catharus ustulatus isolate bCatUst1 chromosome Z, bCatUst1.pri.v2, whole genome shotgun sequence:
- the LSM5 gene encoding U6 snRNA-associated Sm-like protein LSm5 isoform X2: MAASAVSNPSQLLPLELVDKCIGSRIHIVMKSDKEIVGTLLGFDDFVNMVLEDVTEFEITPEGRRITKLDQILLNGNNITMLVPGGEGPEV; encoded by the exons ATGGCGGCGAGCGCGGTGTCCAACCCGTCCCAACTCCTGCCGCTCG AACTTGTGGACAAGTGCATTGGTTCACGCATTCACATAGTGATGAAGAGCGACAAAGAAATTGTTGGGACACTTCTAGGATTTGATGACTTTGTCA ATATGGTGCTGGAAGATGTTACAGAATT TGAGATCACACCTGAGGGCAGAAGAATCACAAAGCTGGACCAGATTCTGCTAAATGGAAATAACATAACTATG CTGGTTCCTGGAGGAGAAGGACCTGAAG